One Lachancea thermotolerans CBS 6340 chromosome F complete sequence DNA window includes the following coding sequences:
- the PER1 gene encoding Per1p (similar to uniprot|P25625 Saccharomyces cerevisiae YCR044C PER1 Vacuolar membrane protein that seems to be involved in Mn2 homeostasis mutant is dependent on activation of the unfolded protein response pathway for viability) yields MLCLWVFLTLSGLVQRTLGSPGDWLDEFIDCKELCEASIPCAGFEGIEIPSGASAEITYFTEASAIQKYFLFWDCKSNCDYQCQQVVTQIRIAEGEKVVQFHGKWPFKRLFGMQELFSTLFSVANFFPHYRGYKLLQRELSRLPARKRSRFILKKYLYVAIAGMLAWTSSSIFHFRDLEVTEKLDYFFAGATVLSGFHGILIRILRLDKSDQFRHAVTAAVLLIFSLHVLRLYLDWSYTYNMRFNVLFGLLQYILLLTLAYKNYRQLKAGKLPRKSHHPPRENLYFELCVVPVALVVGTALAMSCELFDFFSYSWQIDSHAIWHACTVLPSWKLYDFFLHDFHYLDACEDSSSD; encoded by the coding sequence ATGCTCTGCCTATGGGTTTTCCTGACCCTTAGTGGCCTGGTGCAGCGTACCTTGGGCTCGCCGGGCGACTGGTTGGATGAATTCATCGATTGCAAGGAGCTGTGCGAGGCAAGTATTCCTTGCGCGGGCTTCGAAGGCATTGAGATTCCGAGCGGTGCTAGCGCTGAGATTACATATTTTACAGAGGCTTCTGCTATACAGAAATACTTCCTCTTTTGGGATTGTAAATCCAATTGCGACTACCAATGCCAACAGGTCGTCACGCAGATAAGGATTGCGGAGGGCGAAAAGGTCGTACAGTTCCATGGGAAGTGGCCCTTCAAAAGGCTCTTTGGCATGCAGGAGCTGTTCTCTACGCTGTTTAGCGTCGCCAACTTTTTCCCGCATTACCGAGGCTATAAGCTGCTGCAAAGGGAGCTATCGCGCTTACCAGCACGCAAGAGGTCGCGCTTTATTCTAAAGAAGTACCTTTATGTTGCCATTGCCGGCATGCTTGCATGGACTTCGAGTTCCATTTTTCACTTCCGCGACCTTGAAGTAACCGAAAAGCTGGACTACTTTTTTGCTGGGGCTACAGTTTTAAGCGGATTTCATGGCATCCTTATCCGCATCTTGCGACTCGATAAATCGGACCAATTCCGCCATGCGGTTACGGCTGCTGTTTTGCTTATTTTCTCCCTTCACGTTTTGCGGTTGTACCTTGACTGGTCATACACCTACAACATGAGGTTCAATGTTTTGTTTGGTCTTCTACAATACATTTTATTGCTCACACTGGCTTACAAGAATTACCGTCAACTAAAAGCAGGAAAGCTACCGCGGAAGTCACATCACCCCCCTCGTGAAAACCTTTACTTTGAGCTATGTGTTGTACCCGTAGCACTAGTCGTGGGGACTGCGCTTGCTATGTCTTGtgagctttttgacttttttaGCTATTCTTGGCAAATTGACTCTCACGCTATCTGGCACGCATGCACTGTTTTGCCCTCTTGGAAACTTTacgatttcttcttgcatGATTTCCACTATTTAGATGCTTGCGAAGACAGCAGTTCTGACTAG
- the ISC1 gene encoding inositol phosphosphingolipid phospholipase (similar to uniprot|P40015 Saccharomyces cerevisiae YER019W ISC1 Inositol phosphosphingolipid phospholipase C hydrolyzes inositolphosphosphingolipids activated by phosphatidylserine cardiolipin and phosphatidylglycerol mediates Na and Li halotolerance contains a P loop-like domain), with protein MSDVDAGADIKFLTLNTWGLKYVSKFRKERLREIANKLAGRSMALPLHGLEEDSGSDDYDVVALQEIWCKSDWEYIEETCRHRYPYRRIFYSGIIAGPGLAILSKIPIESTFLYRFPINGRPSAFFRGDWYVGKSVSVTLLKPTSSSSNALAILNSHMHAPYAQSGDAAYYCHRSCQAWDMSQMANLYKKAGYAVVIVGDLNSKPGTLPHKFLTKETGFVDSWEQLHGKQDLVRISKLDPLLQIKQGGTTCDSILNTWRSMRRPDEACRLDYALVDPSRLQTLEACVRFTERIPEIGSFSDHFAYNCKLRLLPRNAAAAGGSKETRERILEKMNIYDEMLQVIENYKRVSRWQKLWRSAHFWIAVFCIVVVHVVITFTSNRAGWSSVFWAFFLTVTTASGLIDGLISFLFGRSELRALEEVSTEVRDAKLNAHRALDGKV; from the coding sequence ATGAGTGACGTGGACGCAGGTGCTGATATAAAGTTTTTAACACTTAATACCTGGGGGCTGAAGTATGTCTCAAAGTTTAGAAAGGAACGACTGCGGGAAATTGCAAACAAACTAGCCGGGAGATCCATGGCCCTACCGCTCCACGGTCTGGAGGAAGATTCAGGCTCTGATGATTACGATGTTGTggcacttcaagaaatatgGTGCAAATCGGACTGGGAATACATAGAGGAGACCTGCCGCCACCGGTACCCCTACCGCCGAATTTTCTACTCAGGCATCATCGCAGGACCAGGGCTTGCTATACTATCGAAAATACCAATTGAGTCTACGTTCCTATACCGTTTTCCCATCAATGGGCGCCCCAGCGCGTTTTTCCGCGGAGACTGGTATGTTGGGAAATCCGTGTCTGTCACCTTGCTTAAGCCCACATCTAGTTCTAGTAATGCGCTGGCTATATTGAATAGCCATATGCATGCACCCTACGCGCAATCTGGTGATGCGGCTTATTACTGCCACCGTTCATGCCAAGCATGGGACATGAGCCAGATGGCAAACTTATACAAAAAGGCCGGCTATGCTGTGGTGATTGTTGGAGACCTTAATTCCAAACCTGGCACACTGCCTCATAAGTTTCTAACCAAGGAAACGGGGTTCGTAGATTCATGGGAGCAACTGCATGGAAAGCAGGACCTGGTTCGCATCTCGAAGCTTGACCCATTGCTTCAGATAAAGCAAGGCGGAACCACTTGTGACTCCATTCTGAATACATGGCGCTCGATGCGCCGTCCGGACGAGGCTTGCAGGCTTGACTACGCGCTGGTTGATCCTTCGAGGCTACAAACACTCGAGGCGTGCGTTCGGTTTACCGAGCGCATTCCAGAGATCGGGAGTTTTTCTGACCACTTCGCTTACAACTGCAAACTGCGCCTTCTGCCCAGGAAtgccgctgctgctggggGCTCTAAGGAGACTCGGGAGAGAATACTTGAAAAGATGAACATATACGACGAAATGCTTCAAGTCATCGAGAACTACAAGCGCGTGTCCCGCTGGCAAAAACTCTGGAGAAGCGCGCATTTCTGGATAGCAGTGTTTTGCATTGTAGTAGTCCACGTCGTAATCACGTTTACTTCCAACCGCGCCGGCTGGTCATCTGTGTTCTGGGCTTTCTTCCTTACCGTGACTACAGCCTCCGGCCTTATCGACGGCCTGATctcgtttttgtttggtAGAAGTGAGCTAAGGGCACTAGAAGAAGTTTCGACAGAAGTGCGAGACGCGAAGCTCAACGCTCATAGAGCGTTGGATGGCAAGGTCTGA
- the ATG26 gene encoding sterol 3-beta-glucosyltransferase (similar to uniprot|Q06321 Saccharomyces cerevisiae YLR189C ATG26 UDP-glucose:sterol glucosyltransferase conserved enzyme involved in synthesis of sterol glucoside membrane lipids involved in autophagy), with protein sequence MPGEKPDTDEISEVEQRPATVVESPKRRWRRSMPPVGRMYQSFTSFASSNRNSSDGGSSNPVFSDEDSSGPHGGEDKDQEHDLAIPCGMAKSIVGLLTTASVYAGMGDIEQAESICEGEESDASDDSGPTDRSEAFERSEPSKNPGTPEVNKDDEVEGPASSSPSDVTVGADENSEANDSNPISETPSQISKKDTLFEISVVPNSDLQSIMTSSSNSRQSKIYRKLISKFGLNEDEDQFVLTCPCWLLKDLLIQGHTVLTTRHLLFFAFLPKSTGATKMSGNLSTVSGRLRGRWTRHWAVLKDHTLSFYNSPKDLYFPILTIDLRYATKVELSKHNGEATGDFRIFTEGKTFKFRADSNYAARSWCSALKKQVFATQNSENDSMSVKIPLANIIDMDEQLVVAQSVTLRIRVLESSQSFAVDDYFFMFLNKKDLKLKETINTLLLELDRVSPEELGSTTIANETGESPLVDEDTQKGSHPERRGRSRSTSKKLFKRVLSPMSRSPGHSLSMSISIPFSTKSSHTGKGRLRAVTDGFSRKLPTGNVEEHVSVKHPADIEVEPSNEDQEVVPKETAANESVPDPADEGKGRNFRLASWTPKPIKNMGNMWNAHPVHYETEGPDMFPGDDPYLTTPKEQSIAAKRFRSHFSLDGTESLHAAYYTYLNKNIPVYGKLYLGASVVCFRSLIPGTKTKMILPIKDVENCYKERGFRFGYFGLVLVIHGHEELFFEFSLQSSRDDAEFAMLKLLDAVKPRLDGVSAAKTNVKNGNTESSSGRNKQLTEAAKLRMLEDKINAEGYDLPMMIEENPYFKTSITPKKSYKFGLLTIGSRGDVQPYIALGKGLVREGHHVTIITHAEFGEWIESYGLGFIEIAGNPAALMSLMVQHGSMNVGLLRDASSQFRGWIKDLLDTSWSACQGLDILIESPSAMAGIHIAEALKIPYFRAFTMPWTRTRSYPHAFIVPDQKRGGNYNYFTHVLFENILWKGIGGQVNKWRVEKLGLEKTNLYMMQQNKVPFLYNISPSIFPPSVDFSEWVKVTGYWFLDSKDDYDPPVELVKFIEKARASNKKLVYIGFGSIVINDPKEMTRAVVDAILDADVFCILNKGWSDRLDNDIKKNAEQEVFPDCIYNSGSVPHDWLFPKVDAAVHHGGSGTTGATLRAGLPTVIKPFFGDQFFFAGRIEDIGAGISLKKLNSKSLSRALKEVTTNSRIINKAKQIQQEISKEDGVSVAISCIYAELAYARSLVVAKAKGTQSDAKDPSSPEENTWFLV encoded by the coding sequence ATGCCCGGCGAGAAACCAGATACCGATGAAATAAGCGAAGTAGAACAACGGCCGGCAACGGTCGTAGAGTCTCCCAAGCGCAGGTGGAGGCGGTCCATGCCTCCGGTGGGCCGGATGTACCAGTCTTTTACTTCTTTCGCCAGCTCAAATCGTAACAGCTCAGATGGTGGAAGCAGTAATCCAGTTTTTAGTGATGAGGACAGCTCAGGCCCTCATGGCGGAGAGGACAAGGATCAGGAGCATGACTTGGCCATCCCTTGTGGCATGGCGAAAAGCATAGTTGGTCTTCTAACCACGGCGAGTGTTTATGCGGGAATGGGAGACATAGAGCAGGCAGAAAGTATTTGCGAGGGCGAAGAATCAGATGCTTCCGATGACTCCGGACCCACTGACAGATCTGAGGCCTTTGAACGCTCTGAACCTTCTAAGAATCCTGGAACACCAGAGGTTAACAAAGATGACGAAGTTGAAGGCCCCGCATCTAGCAGCCCCTCGGATGTCACTGTTGGCGCAGATGAAAATTCCGAGGCCAACGATAGCAACCCGATCTCAGAAACACCCTCGCAAATATCCAAGAAGGACACACTTTTCGAAATCTCAGTTGTACCGAACTCCGATCTACAGTCGATAATGACATCAAGCTCGAACTCGCGGCAGTCCAAAATCTATCGAAAGCTTATTTCGAAATTCGGTCTaaatgaagacgaagacCAATTTGTTTTAACCTGCCCATGttggcttctcaaagaccTCCTCATCCAGGGTCACACGGTGCTGACCACCAGGCACTTGTTATTTTTTGCCTTCCTGCCGAAAAGCACGGGCGCAACTAAGATGTCAGGCAACCTGTCAACTGTATCTGGTCGCTTGCGGGGTAGATGGACTCGCCACTGGGCGGTACTCAAGGATCACACGCTCTCATTCTATAACTCTCCAAAGGATTTATACTTCCCTATCCTGACAATTGATTTAAGGTATGCTACGAAGGtggagctttcaaagcacaATGGTGAAGCTACCGGGGATTTCAGGATATTCACCGAGGgcaaaaccttcaagttcagagcAGATTCTAATTATGCAGCCCGCTCGTGGTGTAGCGCActgaaaaaacaagtctTTGCGACACAAAATTCTGAGAATGACTCTATGTCTGTAAAGATCCCTCTAGCAAATATCATTGACATGGATGAACAACTGGTGGTTGCACAATCAGTGACGCTAAGGATAAGAgtccttgaaagctctCAATCTTTCGCAGTGGATGATTACTTTttcatgttcttgaacaaaaaggACTTAAAGCTGAAGGAGACCATCAACACGCTACTCTTAGAGCTTGATAGAGTTTCGCCTGAGGAGCTTGGAAGTACTACCATTGCAAACGAAACAGGGGAATCACCTCTTGTAGATGAAGACACCCAGAAGGGCTCTCATCCAGAAAGACGAGGCCGCTCAAGGTCCAcctccaaaaagcttttcaagcggGTGCTATCCCCAATGTCTCGATCTCCCGGACACTCTTTATCAATGAGTATTTCGATACCTTTTTCTACCAAATCCTCACATACAGGCAAAGGCAGGCTAAGGGCAGTGACAGATGGGTTTTCTAGAAAGCTGCCGACTGGAAATGTCGAAGAGCATGTGTCAGTTAAGCATCCAGCTGATATAGAAGTTGAGCCATCAAACGAGGACCAAGAAGTGGTCCCAAAAGAAACCGCAGCAAATGAGAGCGTTCCCGATCCCGCAGACGAAGGAAAAGGGCGTAATTTTAGGTTGGCAAGCTGGACTCCGAAACCCATTAAAAACATGGGAAACATGTGGAACGCTCATCCTGTGCATTACGAGACAGAGGGTCCCGATATGTTCCCCGGTGATGATCCCTATTTAACGACTCCCAAAGAGCAATCTATTGCAGCCAAGAGGTTCAGATCACACTTCTCGCTTGATGGCACGGAATCTTTACATGCTGCCTATTACACCTacctcaacaaaaacatcCCTGTTTATGGAAAGCTCTACCTTGGTGCCTCTGTAGTTTGTTTTCGGTCTCTGATACCTGGGACGAAAACCAAGATGATCCTGCCCATAAAAGATGTGGAGAACTGTTATAAAGAGCGCGGATTTCGATTTGGCTACTTTGGGCTCGTTTTAGTGATACATGGTCACGAAGAGCTATTCTTCGAATTcagtcttcaaagctctAGAGATGACGCTGAATTTGCAATGCTAAAATTGCTAGATGCTGTTAAGCCGCGATTAGATGGTGTGTCTGCGGCTAAGACAAATGTTAAAAACGGTAATACAGAAAGTTCGAGCGGACGCAATAAGCAATTGACAGAGGCTGCCAAATTGAGAATGCTAGAGGACAAAATCAATGCTGAAGGCTATGATCTGCCAATGATGATCGAAGAAAACCCTTATTTCAAGACAAGCATAACGCCAAAAAAATCATACAAATTTGGTTTACTCACCATTGGTTCGCGCGGTGATGTTCAACCTTACATTGCGCTTGGAAAAGGGTTAGTTCGTGAGGGACATCATGTAACGATTATTACTCACGCAGAGTTTGGGGAATGGATCGAGTCATATGGCTTAGGCTTTATCGAGATTGCTGGAAATCCCGCTGCACTAATGTCATTGATGGTGCAGCACGGCTCTATGAACGTAGGGCTGTTAAGAGACGCTTCTTCACAGTTCAGAGGCTGGATCAAAGACCTTTTAGACACATCATGGTCTGCCTGTCAAGGACTTGATATTTTGATTGAATCACCGTCTGCTATGGCAGGCATTCACATTGCAgaggctttgaaaattCCGTACTTCAGGGCCTTTACTATGCCTTGGACCCGGACTAGGTCATACCCTCATGCATTTATAGTTCCTGATCAAAAAAGAGGTGGGAATTACAACTACTTCACACATGTGTTGTTCGAAAACATTCTTTGGAAAGGCATTGGTGGGCAGGTCAACAAATGGAGGGTAGAGAAACTTGGGTTGGAGAAGACCAATCTATATATGATGCAGCAAAACAAGGTACCATTTCTCTACAATATATCGCCTTCTATTTTTCCACCTTCCGTTGACTTCAGTGAATGGGTCAAAGTTACCGGCTACTGGTTTCTAGATAGCAAAGATGACTACGATCCTCCTGTTGAGCTAGTTAAGTTTATCGAAAAAGCGAGAgcatcaaacaaaaagctggtcTATATCGGTTTTGGCTCGATTGTCATTAATGATCCGAAGGAGATGACTAGAGCTGTCGTTGATGCTATTCTTGACGCTGAtgttttttgtattttgAATAAGGGATGGTCAGACCGGCTTGACAAcgatatcaaaaaaaatgcagaaCAAGAGGTGTTCCCCGATTGTATCTACAATAGTGGATCAGTTCCTCATGATTGGCTTTTCCCTAAGGTTGATGCAGCAGTGCATCACGGTGGCTCCGGTACAACAGGGGCAACCTTGAGGGCTGGACTTCCCACTGTTATCAAGCCGTTTTTTGGTGACCAGTTTTTTTTCGCAGGCCGTATAGAGGACATTGGCGCTGGAATAAGCCTTAAGAAACTTAACAGCAAAAGCCTGTCGAGAGCCTTAAAGGAAGTTACCACTAACTCTCGCATCATCAATAAAGCAAAGCAGATACAGCAAGAAATCTCAAAGGAAGATGGCGTAAGTGTGGCTATAAGTTGCATTTATGCCGAATTAGCGTACGCGCGGAGCTTAGTGGTAGCTAAAGCCAAGGGCACTCAGAGTGATGCTAAAGACCCTTCATCACCCGAGGAAAACACCTGGTTTTTAGTTTGA
- the GOR1 gene encoding glyoxylate reductase (similar to uniprot|P53839 Saccharomyces cerevisiae YNL274C Putative hydroxyisocaproate dehydrogenase), whose protein sequence is MSKPVVLRLGAVKYAQEAWEKLAKIADVVTIEDSTTRPEFLKMCQDPNSAVSKAQIVSRTFASVQQTGRFDKELAQKLPSSVVAVCHNGAGYDQIDTSDFADRKIQVSNVPELVNNATADTHVFLMLGALRNFEYGRRLMLENKWPSGGAAAGAPVGHDPEGKVVGVLGLGGIGRAIVERLKPFGFKKFIYHNRNRLSPELENGCEYVSFEQLLEQSDVVSINIPLNAKTRHIIDEAAISKMKDGVVIVNTARGAVIDEKALIAALKNGKVRSAGLDVYEHEPQVPQELLDLPNVCGVPHMGTHSVETIKIMEEFVVENVKSVINSGKVLSIVPEMKNDAWAKDQKPLV, encoded by the coding sequence ATGTCCAAGCCAGTAGTATTAAGACTAGGAGCTGTTAAGTACGCGCAAGAGGCGTGGGAGAAGCTCGCGAAGATCGCAGATGTCGTTACAATTGAGGACTCAACTACGAGACCGGAGTTCCTCAAAATGTGCCAGGACCCTAACAGTGCGGTTTCGAAGGCGCAGATCGTCTCCCGTACGTTTGCCAGTGTCCAGCAGACCGGCAGATTTGACAAAGAACTGGCTCAGAAGCTGCCTTCGTCGGTGGTTGCGGTGTGTCATAACGGTGCGGGCTACGATCAGATCGACACTTCGGATTTCGCCGACAGAAAAATTCAGGTCAGCAACGTTCCTGAGCTCGTGAACAACGCCACGGCCGACACTCACGTGTTCTTGATGCTAGGTGCGCTCAGAAACTTCGAGTACGGGCGCCGCCTGATGCTGGAGAACAAATGGCCCTCCGGAGGTGCGGCTGCGGGCGCGCCCGTGGGCCACGATCCTGAGGGCAAGGTCGTCGGTGTTTTGGGCTTGGGAGGCATTGGCCGCGCAATTGTCGAGAGACTGAAGCCTTTCGGGTTCAAGAAGTTTATCTACCATAACAGAAACAGACTCAGCCCAGAGCTCGAAAATGGCTGTGAATATGTCTCCTTCGAGCAGCTGTTGGAGCAGTCCGACGTGGTTTCTATCAACATCCCTCTGAACGCCAAGACGCGGCACATCATCGACGAGGCCGCTATCTCAAAGATGAAAGACGGCGTAGTCATTGTCAACACTGCCAGAGGTGCTGTCATTGACGAAAAAGCGCTCATCGCCGCTTTGAAGAACGGTAAGGTGAGATCTGCTGGCTTGGATGTTTACGAGCACGAGCCACAGGTTCCCCAGGAGCTCTTGGACCTGCCTAACGTCTGCGGAGTTCCTCACATGGGCACACACTCTGTTGAGACCATCAAGATTATGGAGGAGTTCGTGGTGGAGAACGTCAAGTCAGTAATCAACTCGGGCAAGGTGTTGTCGATAGTTCCGGAGATGAAGAACGACGCATGGGCCAAGGACCAAAAACCCCTAGTTTGA
- the SPC25 gene encoding kinetochore-associated Ndc80 complex subunit SPC25 (conserved hypothetical protein) has protein sequence MQIEHFAELRHEMESFQTKLTAALEERKLTLLRAVEGYLQDVQQLEARQQESNNRLKQLKSQERALEQEIEISERERDETIAKAEVYKARKQQIDSERAVLTRDSQELRKLLLQKQDEIQNKRIILQKQQQKDSLDAKAYEELLGLRIEAPEPEILKFIFNRVSEFEENASCEIAIDLSQASYKIIHSAPRLEAGAVTDLELKLSSDGDLGSFLKESRAQLITEYSRQ, from the exons ATGCAAATCGAGCACTTCGCAGAGCTTCGGCATGAGATGGAAAGCTTCCAGACTAAGCTAACAGCCGCTTTAGAAGAGCGCAAATTGACACTCCTACGAGCTGTTGAAGGGTACTTACAGGATgtgcagcagcttgaagctaGACAGCAGGAATCAAACAATCGGCTCAAACAATTGAAAAGCCAAGAGAGGGCACTCGAACAAG AAATCGAAATCTCAGAGAGAGAGAGGGACGAGACGATTGCGAAAGCGGAGGTATACAAGGCCAGGAAGCAGCAGATTGATAGCGAGAGAGCTGTACTTACAAGGGATTCACAAGAGCTGCGAAAGCTGCTgctacaaaaacaagatgaGATCCAAAACAAGAGAATAATCCTACAGaaacagcagcagaaagACTCTCTAGATGCAAAGGCATATGAAGAGCTCCTGGGCCTGAGGATTGAAGCCCCGGAGCCTGAAATCCTGAAGTTTATCTTCAATCGGGTGTCAGAGTTCGAGGAAAATGCATCGTGCGAGATCGCAATAGATCTATCTCAGGCGTCTTATAAAATAATACATTCTGCACCCCGCCTCGAGGCGGGAGCTGTTACCGATCTGGAGCTCAAGCTGAGCTCTGACGGGGACCTGGGCTCCTTTCTGAAAGAGAGCAGAGCTCAGCTGATCACAGAGTACTCACGTCAGTAA
- the BOR1 gene encoding Bor1p (similar to uniprot|P53838 Saccharomyces cerevisiae YNL275W), with the protein MTLRGGLVSKAPREMFGFWSEDRAKLSQTEEDTDDTQSNLRTKFPKPFAGIAHDLRDRLPVYWSDWSDSWDYRVIPSVIETFFNNLLPAIAFAQDMFDRTDHSYGVNEVLLASTVGGVVFGLLAGQPLCIVGVTGPITIFNYTVYEVIKPLHTNYFGFMFWVCIWSMIFHFLLAIFNAVCLLQYVTTFPCDVFGLFNNVVYMEKGIQILVRQFKKNGKVDLSAGFASTVVALLMTMFGLSSKLITKTPFFSHRIRTFIADYSTALSVVFWSGFIHFGGFLSDIDFQKLPITKSFIPTSHLRDRTTWLAYEAISTRDIFIALPFGLVLTTLFYFDHNVSSLMAQRYQYRLKKASTFHYDFALLGATTGVSGILGIPAPNGLIPQAPLHTESLLVRDKRGEVVRCVEQRFTNTAQGLLTLATMSRPLLVCLGQIPQAVLSGLFFIMGLNNLLHNAILGRIMLLITERDKRDLRNLIYKVPLPKVLIFLSLSLAGFAAEFAISNTIAAIGFPLILLLTVIVSLFFPKWFSPEDLKILDEGVAEEFTLKNLQVSSLTGTSAT; encoded by the coding sequence ATGACCTTAAGAGGCGGCCTGGTCAGTAAGGCTCCTCGTGAGATGTTTGGGTTCTGGAGTGAGGATCGAGCTAAGCTTAGCCAAACCGAAGAAGACACGGACGACACGCAGTCAAATTTGAGAACAAAATTTCCTAAACCCTTCGCAGGCATCGCCCATGACCTAAGGGACAGGTTACCGGTTTATTGGTCTGACTGGTCAGACTCATGGGATTATAGGGTTATACCGTCTGTAATCGAgacctttttcaataattTACTACCTGCGATTGCATTTGCGCAAGACATGTTTGACAGGACAGATCATTCCTACGGGGTCAACGAAGTTCTCTTGGCAAGCACGGTTGGCGGCGTTGTGTTTGGGTTGCTTGCTGGTCAACCGCTCTGCATTGTAGGAGTTACGGGACCAATCACTATCTTCAACTACACAGTTTATGAGGTTATTAAGCCTTTACACACCAACTACTTTGGCTTTATGTTCTGGGTGTGCATATGGTCAATGATTTTCCACTTCCTGCTTGCCATATTCAATGCCGTGTGCCTGCTACAGTACGTGACCACATTTCCTTGCGACGTGTTTGGCCTTTTTAACAATGTGGTGTACATGGAAAAAGGCATCCAGATTCTAGTTAGacagttcaaaaaaaatggcaAGGTCGATTTGTCAGCGGGCTTTGCAAGCACAGTAGTCGCCTTGCTCATGACAATGTTCGGgctctcttcaaagctaaTTACCAAGACACCCTTCTTTAGTCACAGAATCCGCACTTTTATTGCCGATTATTCTACTGCTCTCTCAGTAGTGTTCTGGTCCGGCTTCATTCATTTTGGCGGCTTCCTCAGTGATATTGACTTTCAGAAATTGCCGATTACAAAATCGTTCATACCAACCTCACACTTAAGGGACCGCACTACGTGGCTTGCTTATGAAGCTATATCAACCCGTGACATATTCATTGCCCTTCCTTTCGGGCTGGTCTTGACAACTCTGTTTTACTTTGACCACAATGTTTCCTCCCTCATGGCACAGCGTTATCAGTAcaggctcaaaaaagcttccaCATTTCATTACGattttgcgcttcttggcgCTACCACTGGGGTTAGCGGAATCCTTGGGATTCCGGCACCAAATGGTTTGATTCCTCAAGCTCCACTGCATACGGAGAGTCTTTTAGTACGTGATAAGAGAGGTGAGGTTGTGCGATGCGTTGAACAACGATTCACAAACACTGCCCAAGGCCTTTTAACCTTGGCTACAATGTCTCGACCGCTCTTGGTGTGTTTAGGTCAGATACCTCAAGCAGTGCTTTCAGGGCTATTTTTTATCATGGGACTGAATAACCTACTCCACAACGCAATTTTAGGACGCATAATGCTACTAATAACTGAGCGGGATAAGAGAGACCTCAGAAATCTGATCTACAAAGTGCCTTTGCCAAAAGTCCTtatatttttgagtttgagccTTGCTGGTTTTGCGGCAGAATTTGCCATTTCAAATACAATCGCAGCCATAGGGTTTCCACTCATACTACTCCTTACTGTGATTGTTTCGCTGTTTTTTCCCAAGTGGTTTTCACCGGAAGACCTAAAGATTCTAGATGAAGGGGTAGCTGAAGAGTTCACGCTCAAGAACTTACAAGtatcttctttgacagGAACTTCAGCAACATAG
- a CDS encoding uncharacterized protein (similar to uniprot|P25361 Saccharomyces cerevisiae YCR043C Hypothetical ORF) has product MIPEPVDPGLLREHAFYDSGDLGVVLSKDTYTEFGGFKSIFKYGLGYFNYASGLDREVHERSLAYMLKFHILQHFGLYCCITMVALVVSFIALSQVQGNAMGRNKKAEKDGDDVYYVKV; this is encoded by the coding sequence ATGATTCCAGAGCCCGTCGATCCTGGCCTCCTCCGAGAGCACGCCTTTTACGACTCTGGCGATCTTGGAGTGGTTCTCTCGAAGGATACCTACACCGAATTTGGTGGTTTCAAATCCATATTCAAGTATGGTCTGGGCTATTTCAACTACGCTAGTGGGTTAGATCGCGAGGTTCACGAAAGAAGTCTGGCATACATGCTCAAATTCCACATACTCCAGCATTTTGGGTTGTACTGCTGCATAACGATGGTAGCTTTGGTTGTTTCCTTCATAGCTCTATCACAGGTTCAAGGGAACGCAATGGGACGGAACAAGAAAGCAGAGAAGGACGGCGACGACGTCTACTACGTGAAGGTCTGA